ACTTCTTCCAAGGTGCAGGGTTCGCTGGTTGTCAGTCCATAGCGTAAAGAAATTACGTCTTTTTCCCTGGGGGTGAGTACGTCTCCTAAGACTTCCCAAATCTCCTGACGCATCATGTTTTCATTCATTTTTGCTTCTGGAGATTGGTTATCTTCGTCTTCCAGCAAATCCATTAATTCTGTGTCTTCTTCTTTACCGACACGGTGGTTAAGGGAAAGTGCTTGACGACGCAGTTGCTGAAGTTGACGCAGTTGTTGGACGCTAATTTCCAAACATTCTGCCATTTCGGCTTCCGTGGGGTTGCGAGCTAGTTTTTGCTTAAGTTCTCTTTGGGCTTTTTTAAGTTTGTTGAGTTTTTCAACAATATGGATTGGTAGACGGATAGTGCGAGCATCATTAGCGATCGCTCGTGTAATTGCCTGTCTAATCCACCAATAAGCGTAAGTCGAAAACTTATAGCCCTTATCAGGATCAAACTTCTCTGTAGCGCGATTTAAACCCATGGCCCCTTCCTGAATCAAATCCAGAAAAGGAACACCCCGGTTGAGATATCGTTTAGCAATAGAAACTACCAACCGTAAATTCGAGCGAATCATTTTCCGCTTCGCTACCCGTCCTTGATACAACCGACTTTCCAGTTGTTTTTCTGTCATGTCAAACTTAGCAGCGACCTCGCTTTTGCTGGGGTTTTGTCCCAGTTCTGCTTCTAAAGCAGCTTGTAAGTCTTTTACTTCTTCTACAAACCTAACCCGTCGCGCTA
This region of Anabaena sphaerica FACHB-251 genomic DNA includes:
- a CDS encoding RpoD/SigA family RNA polymerase sigma factor; protein product: MYQTKQLSRKETMNLAELGTMEILDNAADHEEPSLDSLDAVVFEDSSIVENLESDERDGDEMAAARPSGYNKTEHDDAVGAFFKEMARYPLLKPDEEVELARRVRFVEEVKDLQAALEAELGQNPSKSEVAAKFDMTEKQLESRLYQGRVAKRKMIRSNLRLVVSIAKRYLNRGVPFLDLIQEGAMGLNRATEKFDPDKGYKFSTYAYWWIRQAITRAIANDARTIRLPIHIVEKLNKLKKAQRELKQKLARNPTEAEMAECLEISVQQLRQLQQLRRQALSLNHRVGKEEDTELMDLLEDEDNQSPEAKMNENMMRQEIWEVLGDVLTPREKDVISLRYGLTTSEPCTLEEVGNMFNLSRERVRQIQSKAMRKLRRPHIAKRLKGWLI